One Heterodontus francisci isolate sHetFra1 chromosome 13, sHetFra1.hap1, whole genome shotgun sequence genomic window, CTATGTGCTTGTAGTCTCTGCAAAAACACCTGTGGTTTCAGTAGGTCTACCAACCCACCATTCATCCCATTGTACACACTTCTGTGATGAGGCGAAAGCTCGTCTGCTGCTGCTGCCGATGGTCTCCGTAGAGTTCCgtccctgctgctgctgctgctgccaccgCCCAGGTGTTTAAGATGCTCAGGACTGCCACCGTAATGTTGTTTAAGGCGCTCGGGGCTGCCACCTCTGTGCTGCTGCAGATGCTCCGGAGTCGGAGTGCCAATCATCATGTGCTTTTGATGCTCGGGGCTTGAGCTGATCATGTGCTTCTGGAGATGCTCGGGGCTCCCGCTCATGTGCTTTGGCAGAAGCTCGGGGCTGCCAGTGCTGAGGATGTGCTTCTGATGCTCGGGGCTGCCCCCTCGGTGCTTTTGGAGATGCTCGGGGCTGCCCCCACTAGCAGCCCGGTGTTTCTGGACATGTTCGGGGCTCCCTCCTGCTAAGTGTTTGTGATGGTCGGGACTGTCTGTGCTCCCTGTGCTGGAGGTGCTGCTCCCATCCCCAACGTCCCTCAAACCACTTGTGGCGTTCAGGTGGAGCAGGCTGGACTGACTGTCTATGGAGCTCCGGCTACCGGCGCCAGCGCTCTTGTCCTCGTCCAGCATCAGGCACATCTCCTTCAGCTCCAAgttctccttcaccacctcatccTGCCTCACCTCCAGCTCCTTCATTTTCTGCAAGTACAAGGCAACTTCTTTGCGCATCACTCCCGCAGTGTACCTGCCCAGCCGCTGCCATTCCCGGGACACCTTCTTCCCTTTCTGCCTGTCGTCGTCCAGGAAGCAGCAGAGGTCTCGGAGCTCCTGGTTGTCCTCCTGCAGCTTCTGGTTCACCTCTTTGAGCCCCCGGATCTCGGTCAGATGCACCTGCAGCCGCCGGTTCACCTCTTTGATCAGGTTACTGTGATCGATCATGACCGTCATCTTCTCGGCATCCGATCTCCGGAGTCTCCTCACCAGCTCCTCCTTGCTCCACTTCATCAGCTCTTCGTCCGCGATTTTAGACAGCTCCTCCCTCGAGCCTTCCGCGTTTTtagtcattttttttaaaaaaaaagaacaatcACAGTAAAAAAACAGAATTAAACAAGACTTTTTTTTCTAATTATTCCTTCTGCCGGTTACTGTGGAGCACCGTTCAGGTTTTTGTGTGTCTTTCAGCAGTGGCAGTCCTTGCCCATTTGAGAAGCCCTGGTCGAGGTGTCGATGTGCTGCCCGCTAACAGCAGCTTCTCTGCGGAGCGGATCAGCCTCTCCCGCAGCCGCAGCCCCGACGCGAATGCCCGCGCTCTCTCCGAAGGGCGCCCGGCAAGATTACTGCGCATGCCCGCCAGTGCTGCGCGCAAGGCAGCCTGGTATTTGTAGTCTTTCCATCAGATCAGCCTGCAGTAACAATTCTTCTCCCAAACTTCTCTGTGAAAGCTCCAGCATTCGAACGATTTTAATTCATCTGTCCCAAACGAccaattcccccacccccccccccccgcattgcTGCCAGGATTTCCACTTCCACCCATCATAAAAATCGATTTCAAGTATTGATCACTCTCTGCTTGAAAAGAACCTCCTGCTATCAGTCTTAAAATTATCTTTCAGTACTTTAAACCTGTGTCTGTTGTCCTACTCCAACTGTTCAAAATTGTATTGTGGATTCACGTTTCCCATACTTTTATACCTCTTTATGATTGCCTCTCAGATCCCCTCCTTTCAGAACAGGGAAGCCCATGTTTCTCCATTCTTTTCTCATAACTTAAATTCCTGAGATGAAGGACCAACCTCATCTCATGGCTTTTCTCTGCAGTGCCTCCAGCGCTTGTTTTTTTTCTTGGTGGCCCCAACTCTCTTTCAACTTcatccttagctatttcaacaccattcatgaagaATGCACAGTGGCCATTTTTCCTGTTAATGTTTAGTACTTTACCTCTGTCATTGTTTGGCCATTCACAAATTTTGTTTGGTTCATCTAGTTGTTATTTGTGGAATCTCACAGTGTTCAATACTGATTTCTTTGTATTGCCACAATCCGTCATAGACTACATTCTCCATTCCACTCAGCATACCTTAACTGTGACTTTCCATAGGATTCTGGTTCATCGTGTCTTTGAAGTGCTTCCACAAGCCAGCACCGATTGTTTTTCTGTCTTTAGCTGGGAGTATACTGCAGTCCTAGAGATAAGTTAGATGATATTATATCAAGTGTCTTGGCTAATACAATGTGTACCTTTAACAACACCGCCTCTGTTctg contains:
- the ccdc85a gene encoding coiled-coil domain-containing protein 85A; amino-acid sequence: MTKNAEGSREELSKIADEELMKWSKEELVRRLRRSDAEKMTVMIDHSNLIKEVNRRLQVHLTEIRGLKEVNQKLQEDNQELRDLCCFLDDDRQKGKKVSREWQRLGRYTAGVMRKEVALYLQKMKELEVRQDEVVKENLELKEMCLMLDEDKSAGAGSRSSIDSQSSLLHLNATSGLRDVGDGSSTSSTGSTDSPDHHKHLAGGSPEHVQKHRAASGGSPEHLQKHRGGSPEHQKHILSTGSPELLPKHMSGSPEHLQKHMISSSPEHQKHMMIGTPTPEHLQQHRGGSPERLKQHYGGSPEHLKHLGGGSSSSSRDGTLRRPSAAAADELSPHHRSVYNGMNEPALTYVKQLETRVKQLEEENRMLPQAPFRRMSGADGILSSTSHQGGKCGYSSPPQKPEAVVHAIKGVEVHEKTDKEEDYENDLSETEKAIVKEMCNVSKLCHSIQLLLCLPPNSHIVDP